From a single Candidatus Bathyarchaeota archaeon genomic region:
- a CDS encoding thiamine pyrophosphate-requiring protein, with protein MGLKEVEVTDLFIETLRGLGVDYLFINPGTDTLPIQEALSKLRAMGVEEPRVILCPHEGIAVAMAEGYAMVKGRPQLVLVHVDVGTLNAGSALHNVLRDRVPLVLCAGVTPSILEGGVRGSREIHVHWMQDVPDQSLILRDYVKWFYLVRNAEHLQYALARAFQVACSVPEGPSYLMLPREVLMERRERVGIPPISRYPPPSPPQGDPKALHEAASAILEAMEPVIITSYFGRRGSSISPLVELSELLSIPVLEPKRCRANFPTTHPNYQGRRIGEFVEGADLILLVDVDVPWLPKRGGNPLGAEPGEDARIIHIDIDPLKERIPLWGFRVDMSIIADAGVAISKLIALLKESPNLNSMREIISNRAARLREKHELWRERLAEEAEMKRNIKPVEPQWLFHVLNRVKEEDTVIIDDSVTNSGILQDYIDITRPETFYGLNGSNMGWGLPAALGASLALKDKPPIAITGDGSFIFSNPVAGLWVARNYGIPLTLIVLNNRGYAAVKQGLLSSYPEGWSKATGRFIAVDFQTPPRYEAIAEACGCRGYSVEEPEDLEETLNEAYNRGKVEPVLVEVELKSI; from the coding sequence ATGGGATTGAAGGAGGTGGAGGTGACAGACCTATTCATAGAGACCTTGAGAGGTCTAGGCGTTGATTACCTCTTCATCAACCCTGGGACTGATACTCTCCCAATTCAAGAGGCCCTCTCCAAGCTAAGGGCTATGGGCGTAGAAGAGCCGAGGGTGATCCTCTGCCCTCATGAGGGGATCGCCGTCGCAATGGCGGAGGGCTACGCCATGGTTAAGGGTAGACCCCAGCTCGTCCTCGTCCATGTGGACGTAGGCACCCTAAACGCTGGGAGCGCCCTCCATAATGTCCTAAGGGACAGGGTCCCCCTCGTACTATGCGCAGGGGTAACCCCCTCTATCCTAGAAGGAGGGGTCAGGGGCTCTAGGGAGATCCACGTCCACTGGATGCAGGATGTCCCTGATCAGAGCCTCATTCTCCGAGACTATGTAAAGTGGTTCTACCTGGTTAGGAATGCTGAGCATCTCCAATACGCCTTGGCGAGGGCCTTTCAGGTTGCGTGTTCTGTTCCTGAGGGGCCTTCCTATTTGATGTTGCCGAGAGAGGTTCTGATGGAGAGGAGGGAAAGGGTGGGGATACCCCCAATCTCCAGATATCCACCTCCATCTCCGCCCCAGGGAGATCCCAAGGCCCTACATGAGGCTGCAAGCGCTATCCTGGAGGCGATGGAGCCGGTTATAATAACGAGCTATTTTGGGAGGAGGGGTTCTTCCATTTCCCCTCTCGTCGAGCTTTCTGAGCTTTTGTCAATACCAGTCCTTGAGCCTAAGAGGTGTAGGGCCAACTTCCCGACAACCCACCCAAACTATCAGGGTAGAAGGATAGGGGAGTTTGTGGAGGGGGCGGATCTTATCCTCTTGGTTGATGTTGATGTGCCCTGGCTTCCTAAAAGAGGAGGGAACCCTCTAGGAGCTGAACCAGGGGAGGATGCCAGGATAATCCATATAGATATCGACCCCCTAAAGGAGCGCATTCCCCTCTGGGGATTCAGAGTTGATATGTCCATTATCGCGGATGCTGGCGTCGCCATATCTAAGCTAATAGCTCTCCTGAAGGAGAGCCCAAACCTAAACTCTATGAGGGAGATAATCAGCAATAGGGCAGCTAGGCTCAGAGAGAAGCATGAGCTGTGGAGGGAGAGGCTGGCTGAGGAGGCCGAGATGAAAAGAAACATAAAACCAGTAGAGCCTCAGTGGCTCTTCCACGTCCTGAATAGAGTTAAGGAGGAGGATACAGTCATCATAGATGACTCGGTCACCAACTCGGGCATATTGCAGGATTACATTGATATCACGAGGCCAGAGACCTTCTACGGGCTTAACGGAAGCAACATGGGCTGGGGGTTACCCGCAGCCCTAGGAGCCAGTCTAGCTCTCAAGGATAAGCCCCCGATAGCTATAACAGGAGATGGATCTTTCATATTCTCGAATCCAGTCGCGGGGCTCTGGGTTGCGAGAAACTATGGGATACCTCTAACTCTAATAGTCTTGAATAACCGAGGCTATGCCGCGGTGAAGCAGGGCCTTCTCTCATCATACCCAGAAGGGTGGTCTAAGGCCACCGGGCGATTCATCGCAGTCGATTTTCAGACTCCACCGAGATATGAGGCCATAGCCGAAGCCTGTGGATGTAGAGGCTACTCGGTGGAGGAGCCCGAGGACCTAGAAGAAACACTAAACGAGGCCTATAACAGAGGTAAAGTTGAACCTGTACTGGTGGAAGTCGAACTAAAGTCGATATAA
- a CDS encoding CehA/McbA family metallohydrolase: MKLRIDLHLHTAYSRDGYISVEEAFRRCRAVGLDGFALTDHDTIEGVKMAEGIKGDHLLIPGLEVTAAGGHILALNISEPIPPRLSMPETVERIREQGGISILAHPSSPLKTFLGEREIAEAGFTAIEVANSMSFPYNWTFRRNLKIAERLSLPKTGGSDAHIPEVIGRAYTIIDADSRDTEDVIRAIGRGYTEPSGGGVTLKERFKQLSRRIFNPAGEAIH; encoded by the coding sequence TTGAAGCTTAGGATCGACCTACACCTACACACGGCTTACAGTAGAGATGGATATATATCCGTTGAGGAGGCTTTCAGGCGCTGCAGGGCCGTCGGGCTCGACGGCTTCGCCTTGACAGACCACGACACGATTGAAGGCGTGAAGATGGCTGAGGGGATTAAGGGCGACCACCTCTTAATCCCAGGGCTCGAGGTCACAGCCGCTGGAGGCCACATCCTCGCCCTAAACATCTCTGAACCCATACCACCCAGACTTTCTATGCCGGAGACCGTTGAAAGGATAAGGGAGCAGGGTGGGATCTCCATCTTAGCCCACCCAAGCTCCCCCCTAAAGACCTTCCTAGGCGAGAGGGAGATAGCCGAGGCCGGCTTCACCGCCATTGAGGTGGCCAACTCCATGAGCTTCCCCTATAACTGGACCTTTAGAAGGAACCTAAAGATCGCTGAGAGGCTTAGCCTCCCCAAGACGGGGGGGAGCGATGCTCACATACCTGAGGTTATAGGTAGAGCCTACACCATTATAGATGCCGATTCACGGGATACTGAGGATGTGATAAGGGCTATCGGAAGGGGTTATACAGAGCCTTCAGGAGGGGGAGTAACCCTCAAGGAGAGATTCAAACAGCTATCGAGGAGGATCTTCAATCCTGCTGGAGAAGCCATCCATTAA
- a CDS encoding AAA family ATPase, with protein MSASQQLEQAAMQYAAEAVRLDRLGETEKAAEYYRRAVDALTRLIRLYPDYILNRVYIERVTTYKERLRILQEGGLEGQRLSFEKSSTSSTKETILEVDEAGVREKPNVGWENVAGLQQAKKAIKEAIVYPVQRPDLFPLGWPRGILLFGPPGCGKTLLAAAVANEIDAEFIVVDAASVMSKWLGEAEKNVAKLFASARSISEQGRPAIIFIDEVDSLLGVRSHEVGGEVRVRNQFLKEMDGIMDKGKNYHLYVIAATNKPWDLDWAFIRRFQKRILVPIPDFETRVELLTMYTAQLDLSPEVDLKELAKATEGFTGSDIRDICQSVRMEVIRELFESGRAANKEARPRPVTMEDFKRILRVRKPSVSSEMIASYERWFESFKAL; from the coding sequence TTGAGCGCCTCCCAACAACTGGAGCAGGCAGCAATGCAATACGCGGCTGAGGCCGTCAGGCTCGACAGGCTGGGGGAGACCGAGAAGGCTGCCGAGTACTACAGGAGGGCTGTGGATGCCCTAACCCGCTTGATCAGGCTCTATCCAGACTACATACTAAACAGGGTCTACATAGAGAGGGTTACGACATACAAGGAGAGGCTCAGGATCCTCCAGGAGGGGGGGCTTGAGGGTCAGAGGCTCAGCTTCGAGAAGTCTTCAACTTCTTCAACGAAGGAAACCATATTGGAGGTCGATGAGGCCGGGGTAAGGGAGAAGCCAAATGTGGGATGGGAGAATGTCGCGGGTCTCCAGCAGGCTAAAAAGGCGATCAAAGAGGCCATCGTGTATCCGGTACAGAGGCCAGACCTCTTCCCCCTTGGCTGGCCTAGGGGTATCCTCCTATTCGGCCCTCCTGGATGTGGGAAGACCCTCCTCGCGGCTGCGGTTGCGAATGAGATAGATGCCGAGTTCATAGTCGTGGACGCCGCCTCTGTGATGTCTAAATGGCTCGGGGAGGCGGAGAAGAATGTGGCGAAGCTCTTCGCCTCGGCGAGGAGCATCTCTGAGCAGGGGCGTCCAGCCATCATCTTCATTGATGAGGTTGACTCCCTTCTCGGGGTTCGCTCCCACGAGGTGGGTGGAGAGGTGAGGGTCAGAAACCAGTTCCTAAAGGAGATGGATGGGATAATGGACAAGGGGAAGAACTACCACCTCTATGTGATAGCCGCAACCAACAAGCCCTGGGACCTAGATTGGGCGTTTATTAGGAGGTTTCAGAAGAGGATACTGGTACCAATACCCGACTTCGAGACCCGTGTCGAGCTCCTCACCATGTACACAGCCCAGCTAGACCTATCTCCGGAGGTAGACCTGAAGGAGCTGGCTAAAGCGACTGAGGGCTTCACGGGGAGCGATATAAGGGATATCTGCCAGTCGGTGAGGATGGAGGTGATAAGGGAGCTCTTCGAGTCCGGGAGAGCCGCTAATAAGGAGGCGAGGCCGAGGCCCGTCACCATGGAGGACTTCAAGAGGATCTTAAGGGTTAGGAAGCCGAGTGTCTCATCGGAGATGATCGCTTCATATGAACGCTGGTTCGAGTCCTTCAAGGCCCTCTAG
- a CDS encoding hydantoinase B/oxoprolinase family protein: MEIDPITVEVIKGALIYAAEEMGIVLRNSSYSPNIKERMDFSCTIFDGKRRLAAQAEHIPVHLGSMQLAVQKGLERFRGNLEDGDMIILNDPYISGTHLPDITLICPIFYKDEIVAYSANKAHHSDVGGKAPGSMAGDSSEIYQEGVIIPPVKFIKKNVVDEEISSIILSNIRTPEIRIGDLRAQMAANILGKRRVLEIIEKYGVETFREVVEEIMNYSERRMKREIGKMPRGSWEAEDYLENTGVSNDKVKIRVKLTVKKSQLIIDYTGTDKQVNGPVNAVLGVTLSGVYYVLRCMTDPDIPMNDGCYRPVKVLVPEGTLMNPIPPAPVAGGNVETSQRNVDVLLKAFAQALPERVCAACQGTMNNVAVGGINPENGKPWTFYETIAGGYGGRKGLDGIDAIHSHMTNTMNTPIEAIETTYPIRFLKYELREDSGGPGKWRGGVGLERSWMLLAPSATLSILAERTEIPPWGLCNGKPGATGEFYIIKQNDEKIKLSSKCTVKIEKGDMFVVRTPGGGGYGDPFERSPELVHRDILNGLVSLEAARKQYGVVIDQEKMEIDWKSTSQLRLTKGNINTQHSTSQDKN; this comes from the coding sequence TTGGAAATAGATCCTATAACCGTGGAGGTTATTAAAGGAGCTCTTATATATGCGGCAGAGGAGATGGGGATTGTTCTAAGAAACTCTTCGTACTCACCAAACATAAAGGAACGTATGGATTTCTCCTGTACAATTTTCGATGGGAAAAGGCGTTTGGCTGCGCAAGCCGAGCACATTCCTGTTCATTTGGGTTCAATGCAGTTAGCAGTTCAGAAGGGGCTTGAAAGATTCAGAGGCAATCTTGAAGATGGCGATATGATAATCCTCAATGATCCATATATAAGTGGAACCCATCTTCCCGACATAACCCTGATATGTCCAATATTCTATAAAGATGAGATCGTTGCATACTCGGCGAACAAAGCCCATCATTCGGATGTGGGAGGGAAAGCTCCTGGAAGCATGGCTGGAGACTCTTCGGAGATATATCAAGAAGGAGTTATTATTCCACCGGTGAAGTTTATTAAAAAAAATGTTGTTGACGAGGAAATTTCCAGTATTATTCTAAGTAATATCAGGACTCCGGAAATTAGGATAGGAGATTTGAGGGCTCAGATGGCTGCTAACATCTTGGGAAAAAGAAGAGTTTTAGAAATCATAGAAAAATATGGAGTAGAAACATTTAGGGAGGTAGTGGAAGAAATTATGAATTATTCAGAAAGGAGAATGAAGAGGGAGATTGGTAAAATGCCAAGGGGAAGTTGGGAAGCGGAGGATTATCTTGAAAATACTGGGGTAAGCAATGATAAGGTAAAGATAAGAGTCAAGTTAACTGTAAAGAAAAGTCAGCTAATTATCGATTACACGGGAACAGACAAGCAGGTAAACGGCCCAGTTAACGCCGTTTTAGGGGTCACCCTATCAGGAGTATACTATGTTTTGAGGTGCATGACAGACCCAGACATCCCGATGAATGACGGCTGCTACAGACCTGTGAAGGTGCTAGTCCCCGAGGGCACCCTAATGAATCCGATTCCGCCAGCCCCTGTAGCCGGGGGGAATGTGGAGACCTCCCAGAGGAATGTAGATGTATTATTGAAGGCCTTTGCCCAAGCGCTACCTGAAAGGGTTTGTGCGGCATGCCAGGGTACGATGAATAACGTCGCCGTCGGGGGAATAAACCCTGAAAATGGTAAGCCCTGGACCTTCTATGAAACCATAGCAGGAGGGTATGGAGGTAGAAAGGGATTGGATGGAATCGATGCGATTCATTCCCACATGACAAACACCATGAACACGCCCATTGAGGCAATTGAGACAACCTACCCGATACGCTTCCTCAAATATGAGCTGAGGGAGGACAGCGGAGGACCCGGGAAGTGGAGGGGAGGGGTGGGCCTCGAGAGAAGCTGGATGCTTCTCGCCCCCTCAGCCACACTCTCCATTCTAGCTGAGAGAACAGAGATACCCCCCTGGGGATTATGCAATGGGAAACCCGGGGCTACAGGCGAATTTTATATAATAAAGCAAAATGATGAGAAAATAAAGTTAAGTTCAAAATGTACAGTAAAAATCGAGAAAGGAGATATGTTTGTTGTAAGGACTCCAGGAGGGGGAGGATACGGAGATCCATTTGAAAGAAGCCCTGAACTTGTTCACCGCGACATCTTAAATGGCCTGGTTTCACTGGAAGCCGCAAGGAAACAATATGGCGTTGTGATAGACCAGGAGAAAATGGAAATCGATTGGAAGTCCACATCACAGCTTAGATTAACAAAGGGGAACATTAATACTCAACATTCAACGTCACAAGATAAAAATTAA
- a CDS encoding M81 family metallopeptidase: MRIAVASFSHETCTFCPKLTTIEDFERGGVLRGEEVIRAHRGIPSYINGFIRAAEEAGDVELVGILDASRSWGGSSGSWLTKECFDKYTYEIAEGLRRAGKIDGVLLALHGAMAVEGCLKPEAEIVRRARRAVGDIPIMVTLDLHANEDHELTDVADGVFIIKTYPHIDSEETGLRAGRCLIATARGEFKPVMAIKKPGVITPSVFQGTDFYPAKEIMDRAREWEGRGVYYLSVAFGFAYADVPDVGATVIALTNGDRALAERAAQDVSDYIWSLREPFAGKRIPKTREGVEKAIRNAREGKRPVIVADHSDRTGDSTHILRELMAQGAENFVVATIADERAIDEISRRAKVGERVEVKLGGYAHPLSGEPVKISGIVEYLGPCEYIHNGPMARGAKVRLGKVAVLGFGLNNHVIITPTLHQIIDDAIFPALGLNLKDIEIIAIKSRVHFRAFFKDVAGAIIEVDAPGLGPADLTQLEYKNIPDEIYPIGRKWRK, encoded by the coding sequence ATGAGGATAGCAGTAGCTTCATTCTCCCATGAGACTTGCACCTTCTGCCCCAAGCTCACAACCATCGAGGATTTCGAGCGGGGAGGTGTGTTAAGAGGAGAAGAGGTCATCAGAGCCCACCGGGGTATACCCAGCTACATAAATGGCTTCATAAGGGCCGCAGAGGAGGCGGGGGACGTGGAACTGGTGGGGATCCTAGACGCCTCGAGGAGCTGGGGGGGCTCATCAGGAAGCTGGCTGACGAAGGAGTGCTTCGACAAATATACCTATGAGATAGCGGAGGGGTTGAGGAGGGCTGGGAAGATAGATGGAGTTCTCCTAGCCCTACATGGAGCCATGGCGGTTGAGGGGTGTCTTAAGCCAGAGGCCGAGATCGTCAGACGGGCGAGGAGGGCTGTGGGCGATATCCCTATAATGGTCACCCTCGACCTCCACGCGAACGAGGATCATGAGCTAACGGATGTGGCTGATGGGGTCTTCATTATAAAGACATATCCCCACATTGACTCGGAAGAAACCGGGTTGAGGGCGGGAAGATGCCTCATAGCGACAGCCAGAGGGGAGTTCAAACCCGTTATGGCTATTAAGAAGCCGGGGGTTATAACCCCCAGCGTCTTCCAAGGAACCGACTTCTACCCGGCTAAGGAGATAATGGATAGGGCAAGGGAGTGGGAGGGGAGAGGGGTCTACTACTTATCGGTCGCCTTCGGCTTCGCATACGCCGATGTGCCGGATGTAGGAGCCACCGTGATAGCCCTCACAAACGGGGATAGGGCACTCGCTGAGAGGGCTGCTCAGGACGTATCGGACTACATCTGGAGCCTAAGGGAGCCCTTCGCCGGGAAGAGGATCCCGAAGACGCGGGAGGGGGTGGAAAAGGCAATAAGGAACGCAAGGGAGGGGAAGAGGCCAGTGATCGTGGCAGATCACAGCGACAGGACTGGAGACAGCACCCACATCCTGAGGGAGCTAATGGCGCAAGGGGCAGAGAACTTCGTAGTCGCAACAATAGCCGACGAGAGAGCAATCGACGAGATATCTAGAAGGGCAAAGGTCGGTGAAAGGGTAGAGGTCAAGTTGGGAGGCTACGCCCACCCATTATCAGGGGAGCCGGTGAAGATCTCCGGAATCGTCGAGTACCTTGGACCCTGTGAATATATACACAATGGACCTATGGCTAGAGGGGCAAAGGTAAGGCTTGGAAAGGTGGCAGTTCTAGGTTTTGGTTTAAACAATCATGTGATCATAACTCCCACCCTCCATCAGATTATTGACGACGCGATCTTCCCGGCACTCGGCCTGAACCTTAAAGATATAGAAATAATAGCAATAAAGTCTAGGGTGCATTTCAGAGCCTTCTTCAAGGATGTAGCGGGGGCAATAATAGAAGTGGATGCCCCGGGCCTAGGCCCCGCAGACCTGACCCAGTTGGAATATAAGAACATACCCGACGAAATATACCCGATTGGCAGAAAGTGGAGGAAATAG
- a CDS encoding tRNA (N(6)-L-threonylcarbamoyladenosine(37)-C(2))-methylthiotransferase, producing MARVYVEVYGCSANLADAEFISGLLVRSGHTPIASPMDADGFIILTCVVKTPTERKMIKRLRELSSKGVPMVVAGCMPKAERWLVDQAAPEASLIGPGDIHHAVEALEAAFERRRLEFIDGEGFEKVLLPRLRRNPIIHIAPIASGCLGSCSYCIVKVARGHLHSYPADGVIEDARRALEEGCREIWVTAEDTAAYRWRSYKLPQLIDGLSELEGRFYIRVGMMTPNQAKKILEDLIEAYRSEKVFKFLHLPVQSGDDEILRKMRRGYSVEDFREVVSSFREAFPSLSLSTDIIVGFPGETEEQFRESLRLIEEVKPDVLNISRFWPRPCTEAERMPGQIHGRETKRRSSIMRWVWERIFQERSREWVGWKGEVLVDERGKGETMIGRNYAYRPIALKGNVKLGDFIEVAVKDARIGYLIGEAVG from the coding sequence ATGGCCAGGGTATATGTCGAGGTCTATGGATGCAGCGCCAATCTAGCGGATGCAGAGTTTATATCAGGGCTCTTAGTGAGGTCGGGCCATACCCCCATCGCCTCGCCCATGGATGCCGATGGCTTCATAATCCTCACATGCGTGGTAAAGACGCCCACGGAGAGGAAGATGATCAAACGCCTAAGGGAGCTCTCATCTAAGGGGGTGCCCATGGTCGTTGCTGGGTGCATGCCCAAGGCTGAGAGGTGGCTGGTGGATCAAGCAGCCCCAGAGGCAAGCCTGATAGGCCCTGGTGACATACATCACGCCGTTGAGGCCTTAGAGGCAGCGTTTGAGAGGAGGCGCCTAGAGTTTATAGATGGAGAGGGGTTTGAGAAGGTTCTCCTCCCTAGGCTCAGAAGAAATCCCATCATCCACATCGCCCCAATAGCCTCCGGGTGCCTGGGGAGCTGCAGCTACTGCATCGTTAAGGTGGCTAGAGGCCATCTACACTCCTACCCAGCTGATGGGGTGATAGAGGATGCGAGGAGGGCTCTTGAGGAGGGCTGCAGGGAGATCTGGGTTACCGCCGAGGATACTGCAGCCTACAGGTGGAGGAGCTACAAGCTGCCTCAGCTGATAGACGGGCTAAGCGAGCTGGAGGGGAGATTCTACATAAGGGTTGGGATGATGACCCCCAATCAGGCGAAGAAGATCCTAGAAGACCTAATAGAGGCCTATAGGTCGGAGAAGGTCTTCAAGTTCCTCCACCTTCCAGTCCAGTCAGGGGATGACGAGATCCTGAGGAAGATGAGGAGGGGCTACTCGGTTGAAGATTTCAGGGAGGTAGTATCGAGCTTCAGGGAGGCCTTCCCAAGCCTAAGCCTATCAACGGACATCATCGTGGGCTTCCCAGGGGAGACGGAGGAACAGTTCAGGGAGTCTTTGAGGCTCATCGAGGAGGTGAAGCCCGACGTTCTAAATATATCCAGGTTCTGGCCGAGGCCCTGCACAGAGGCGGAGAGGATGCCGGGGCAGATCCATGGCAGGGAGACCAAGAGGCGCTCGAGCATCATGAGATGGGTTTGGGAGAGGATATTCCAAGAGAGAAGTCGAGAATGGGTTGGGTGGAAAGGAGAGGTCCTAGTAGATGAACGTGGGAAGGGAGAGACCATGATTGGTAGAAACTATGCCTATAGGCCCATAGCCTTAAAGGGGAATGTGAAGCTCGGAGACTTCATAGAGGTCGCTGTCAAGGATGCAAGGATAGGCTACCTCATCGGCGAAGCTGTAGGATAA
- a CDS encoding hydantoinase/oxoprolinase family protein has product MARYSLGIDVGGTFTDVVALNEEKGEILNIKLSSTPEDPAKAVVKALNEFLIKEGDGEISRVIHATTIATNALLGQLGLELPRAALIATRGFRDVLEIGRQRRHRLYDLFIRRPRCLIPRNLRFEVDERIGPRGEIIKPLNEDQVKGLAEQLKKENIESVAVALLFSYINQKHERRIEKILKKLLPRIYICISSEIAPEYREYERTSTAVVNAILMPIVSSYLNKLQRRMRSLGVDAPLCVMQSDGGIALKDVVSKRPISMVESGPAAGVIASAFYGRLLGLKRILSFDMGGTTAKAGAVMDATPEIVSEYEVAGEVHSGRIVKGSGYPVRYPFIDLAECSAGGGTIAWVDEGGALKVGPISAGAIPGPACYGKGGAHPTVTDANVVLGRLNPHYILGGEMKIYPELSEKAILNEICSKIQLELTEAASGIIKITNSAMSKILRIVSVERGHDPRDFVLMCFGGAGPMHGCALAEELNIKKIIVPQNPGLFSAYGLLMTDFKTTLIRAVMKPMDEINVYKIEDVFQKMELKCAKLLEKQNISKDDMHFIREMDLRYLGQSYELTVPASKPLTEDNVNQTIEKFHEKHMKIYGYAVKKEPVELVNVRINAIGFVEKPRLIEKNKKEEKPLSDAFIGKRKVFFEKIDDYIETPIYRREKLAGNIIEGPAVIEQYDATTVIYPDWMATVDKFENLIIYTKGVIC; this is encoded by the coding sequence ATGGCCAGATACAGCTTAGGAATAGATGTTGGGGGGACCTTCACCGATGTTGTCGCATTGAACGAGGAGAAAGGTGAAATTTTGAATATAAAATTATCTTCAACCCCTGAGGATCCGGCGAAAGCTGTGGTAAAGGCACTCAATGAGTTTCTAATAAAGGAAGGAGATGGGGAGATCTCGAGGGTTATCCATGCCACAACAATAGCCACGAATGCCCTACTTGGACAGCTAGGCCTGGAGTTGCCTAGAGCGGCTCTTATAGCCACGAGGGGTTTCAGAGATGTTTTAGAGATAGGTAGGCAGCGCAGGCATAGACTTTATGATCTTTTCATCCGGAGGCCCCGCTGCCTCATACCTCGAAATCTACGCTTTGAAGTTGATGAGCGTATCGGGCCTAGAGGTGAGATCATCAAGCCCTTAAACGAGGATCAGGTGAAAGGATTGGCGGAACAGCTAAAAAAAGAAAACATCGAATCTGTTGCTGTTGCTTTACTCTTTTCCTATATAAATCAGAAACATGAACGTAGAATAGAAAAAATTTTAAAGAAGTTATTACCTCGAATTTATATTTGCATCTCTTCAGAGATAGCACCTGAATATAGAGAGTATGAAAGAACAAGTACTGCGGTTGTTAATGCCATTTTGATGCCCATAGTATCCAGCTATCTGAATAAGTTGCAGAGAAGGATGAGGAGTTTAGGGGTTGATGCACCATTATGTGTGATGCAGTCAGATGGGGGGATAGCATTGAAGGATGTTGTTTCGAAGAGGCCTATAAGCATGGTCGAGTCTGGCCCGGCTGCTGGAGTTATAGCCTCCGCCTTCTATGGGAGGCTTCTCGGGCTTAAGAGGATACTGAGCTTCGATATGGGCGGAACGACGGCCAAAGCTGGAGCAGTAATGGATGCAACGCCCGAGATCGTGAGCGAGTACGAGGTCGCTGGAGAGGTTCACAGCGGAAGGATCGTGAAGGGCAGCGGTTACCCCGTGAGATACCCCTTCATCGACCTGGCTGAATGTAGCGCTGGTGGAGGGACAATAGCTTGGGTTGATGAGGGCGGAGCCTTAAAGGTTGGGCCAATTAGTGCAGGGGCGATCCCCGGACCAGCATGCTACGGCAAGGGAGGAGCGCACCCCACTGTGACGGATGCAAACGTTGTACTGGGAAGGCTAAACCCTCATTATATATTGGGAGGGGAGATGAAAATATACCCAGAACTCTCTGAAAAAGCCATATTGAATGAGATATGTTCAAAAATTCAATTAGAATTAACTGAAGCTGCGAGTGGAATCATAAAAATCACCAACTCAGCTATGTCGAAAATTTTAAGGATCGTCTCAGTTGAGCGAGGGCATGACCCAAGGGATTTCGTTCTAATGTGTTTCGGTGGAGCGGGACCCATGCACGGCTGTGCCCTGGCAGAGGAGCTAAACATCAAGAAGATAATTGTCCCACAAAATCCCGGTCTCTTCTCCGCTTATGGATTGTTGATGACTGATTTTAAGACCACCCTTATCAGGGCAGTAATGAAGCCAATGGATGAAATAAACGTATATAAAATTGAGGATGTTTTTCAAAAAATGGAGCTTAAATGTGCTAAATTATTGGAAAAACAGAATATATCTAAAGATGATATGCATTTTATACGTGAAATGGATTTGAGGTACCTTGGGCAAAGCTACGAATTAACGGTTCCAGCATCAAAACCATTAACAGAAGATAACGTTAACCAAACCATCGAAAAATTCCATGAAAAACACATGAAAATTTATGGATATGCGGTGAAGAAAGAGCCAGTAGAACTAGTGAATGTGAGGATCAATGCCATTGGATTCGTTGAGAAACCTAGGCTCATAGAAAAAAATAAAAAAGAAGAAAAACCATTGAGTGATGCTTTTATTGGAAAGAGGAAAGTGTTTTTTGAAAAAATAGATGATTATATCGAAACTCCGATATATAGGCGGGAAAAACTTGCAGGAAATATCATTGAAGGTCCTGCAGTTATAGAACAATATGATGCAACGACCGTTATCTATCCAGACTGGATGGCTACCGTCGACAAATTTGAGAACCTCATTATCTATACTAAAGGGGTGATTTGTTAA